The segment TCATTTCAGTTTATACCAAACTCCAATGGTTCATCAACTTCAATACTCTTCTGGTTTAATAAAAGTTTCCAACGGTACAGATTTCATCAAGGCTGGTTGGACGGTACAACATAACATTCATAGTTTTCACATAACTTAGTAAACGAAAAttaatataagtaaatatataaatatttattattttgcttAAATTGTCTTTTTGACAGGTTAACCCGACGCTCTATGGAGACAATCGTTGCcgaaaattttcatatttccATGTAAGCTCTACATACATCACATAAATGGTTATACTTtcagttttttcaaaaaaaaaaaaggttatgaTTTCTAATAAATCAGCATTATTAggattttcttctttattttactaatatcaGATTAATATTTTCTCAATGGATAGACACGTGAGCAACACTGTTTCAATACGAACTGTCCCGGTTTTGTGATAGTGAACAACAATAGTCCTCTTGATTATGCATTTCCCAAAGTCTCAGAGATCCCTGTGCGAATAATGGAATGTAGATTTTTCATTCACCGAGTAAGTTAATTTAGCAAagtttgtattaattaattacTTTTTTAATTGCTAACTTATCCAAAAAgttacttttatattttcatatttaaactATGTCATGAACCttataatatatcaaaactTATCTTTAAACTTGTGTTTTCTTATAAGGATCCACAAAATGGAAACTGGTGGTTACTCACTGGAAAAGGAAAGAAGTACAAGGCTCTTGGTTTTTGGCCGGCTAAAATATTCACTGATTTAGCATACAATGCAGACGAAATTTATTGGGGTGGCGAATTGTTCACAGTTCCAAACACAAAGACTAGTCCGATGGGAAATGGACTACTAATTAAGTACGTAGAAGATCCGCGACTTTATGCATACGCTCGTTTATGCTCGGTAGTAGATGCTGAAAACCAGAAAGTCATTGATGTGACACAAGAGAATAGTGAGGAAGTAAGTGATTTTGATGGGTGGTATGGGAGAAGAAAGCCAATCATTGAAAAATATTGGGGGCATACTGTAATGTTTGGTGGCCCTGGAAAACTAATTAAAGGTAATTAATAAGGAAAAAAGTTTGTTTGACTTTAATTTATTActagtttattattaaaataaatttatcttaGTTAtcgaatttatttttcatttgttatttacttgtgaaacttatttttttctgttaacataattttaattaaaacttcTCAAAGGACTTAAAGTTAGTACAAACAACCCTACAAACTTAGTTTAGACAAACCGAATACTTATACATgaaaataaagattaaaaaaaggTAATGGAAGCCATATGTAGCAAAGATGTGGTCAGCCTAGAGAGACATATACAAAGTCTCCACCGCCATTGCCTTTGTCCGCTCCGATCGGGTCTCCACCGTGAAATCCTTCTTCTTCGACGGAGCTTGCAACCTCTTTAATGCTATTATTGCCTTGAGAACTCCAAGCTTTTCCTTTGTCCAAAGTTGTACCGACATAAACTCATTGTTAATGATGAAtgaaagaaattgaaaagacataagTTTTGCATGCACCAGGGATTTCATCCTTCGTTGATCTCCATTGCCCTGCTCCAAGGTCTCAATCATAATACCCTGCTCCAAGCAACATCAACAACTCGGACCTTCACCCAAGGAGAACCTATACTCCTCCATAGTCAATCCTTATGGAAGTGTAAGAGATTACACTCACTTGAGAGAGAACAAGAACCGACTAAGTGAAATCTTCTCAATCTTTCGtgattaaacttttaaaactaaaacGTAGAAACAATAATCGAGAGAGAGGTTGGAATATGAGTGATTCATGAAACAGCCTATAAGAAAAATTAGGTAAGTAACGGATGAAATGAGGTTTCTCTCTGTATCTATTTTAGGAAACTCTATGAGCAAACAGAATAACCAAAAGCTCCAATACAAATAAGCAGCTGGTCTCTGACTCTCTTCAGCAGATATCTTTACATAACTCATACTTATTCATACTGGTCGACAACTGTTCtcataatgaaaaataaaatataggctcaatctaattggttgaatcATGATTCTgataaacaaaatgaataaTGATTAAGCACATTACACATAAAATGAAAAACTGGATTGCAAAATTCTCATATAAAATCACATTCTTAGTTCAAGTCGCTACAAAAAATACATTTGCAGAGTTCCAAAACACACAGCAAGAACAAGGAAGAAGAGTAAGAACTAATAGCCTCCTTTGAGATCGTTGACGACGTCGTAGGGGATTGGGGTGACTGTCTCCAAGGTCATACCTTCAACCATGAATCCTGGTTTGGGTCCTTTAGGCTGCCTCTTGGTGCTTACCGTCTCTCCTCTGGCTTTGGCTGCAGCTTTGAGCTCAtcgttcttcttctttctcagtTTGAACTCCTCAGCACACCTAGACTGCTGCACGTGCTCCACACGCACATGAAGTCTCTTCTTTATGATCCTGTTTCCGATCTGAAACATTTAATTTAGTCAATCACGTTATCCACCAATCTAATTATGCTTAACCGCCACTAATCTAATTTCACTTATCTAACTAAGCTCAAATCTCAATACAACAATTAGATTGACGCAGTGGAGTAACATTTACATATAATAAGACACAAGAGATGAGACATCATCAGACCTGTTTGTTGACTTCGACACCAACGGCGCGTTTGGTGACGTTCCAGACGCGACCAGTACGACCATGGTAGAACTTGTGAGGCATGCCCTTGTGGATCGCACCGTTCACTTTAACATCGACGTAATCGCCGACCTTGAAGGTTCTGAGGTAAGTGGACAATGGGATTGTACCCTTCTTCCTGAACCCCCTCGCGAACAGATCCCTCGTTCGAGCACGAACTCCATGTCCTGCCGGCATTTTTGTCTTCTCTTTGGTGGACGCGACAAGTCTAAACCTTAAAACAGCCGAAGAAACAAAATGCCGAAGGCAATGATTATTTATATCTTCTGGAAAAATAGGGTTTTCTGTAAACGGGCCTGGGCCAGAAAAGTGGGGCTTATTTGcctcttttatattttagtcTCCAAACTAACATATTACTCAAATTAGCTCTGAAAATAGTGTTGTAGAGTGAGAAGAACCTTTCTGTTCTTGACCAAAGCAACCTCATGTAATCTTAATACAAAAACAAAGAGTTAATACCTCTAGCAAAAGTGTCTCCATCTTCGTTTTATGATCTTTAGTGTGTAATGTACGATATACCTTCTCCTCCATGTCTAGTAAAGTTGAGAATTCAGGAAAATGTAATATAACCAAGAACAATGTCACGTGAAACCATGAAGGAACATATCTATATATTACCTTGAAGATTGTGTGTTCGACCTATTTGAATGTTTTGTACGGATATGGCTGGCCCACTACCATGAATATGCATTGCTTGCTGCACCCTgcaacatctttttttttagtttaatgatGAATCAGAAGAGGAGGAAGGCTTGTACGTATGGAGTAATCGGAATTTGTTTATATCTGCAATTCTGCATCCTCTCAGTACTTGCATTCATTTTCCTTTGTAAGATTCTTACGACTTTAGAAGATGATatactgttttcttttgttgtttaaaATTGTCACGACTATATAAGACCTGGTGATCAAGTAGTTACTGTTAAATTGCATTATTGTTCTCCACCAATGTCCCTTCAAAACTTGTTCATATGTTAACGAGATGGTGGAGAGAATTAACATTCGAGTCTGATGGATCCATTGAATTCAAGATGTTACCTTAGTATTATCAAAGGCTTTTCTTTAAGTAGTTTCCATGTAAATCTTAAGATATCTACATCTTTTACAGCATGTTTGATGGTTGATGTTGAGAGAGGAACAGTGCATCCTTTCAACAAATCATTAACGAGTGTCTTGCTTAAGAACCGATGGAGTATggatattttttatgatttctgAACTTGTCACTCAGTAGAACTGTAGAAGTATACATAGATGGACGAGATTCAAGATGAAGTGAGAAGAGAGTATAATGCGAAAAAAGAGCTTTGGCAAATTCTGTGTGCACTGTGCACCATCTCTTTCTGTGATTGCAGACTAAACATTACAAAATCCTCTTTGCCACTCTTTTCAAGGGTTCAATAACAGATGCTCTTGAGCACAAGTAGTTTACAATTTTCCTAAGGATGTCTTACATGACCATGAAGCAATAAAGCTTGTCAGACATAACTGCTGTGAGCAATTCGAGCAGCAGCTACTACGGTCTGAAGGAGCAACTGCCACATTTTCTATTCCTGGAGGACATTAAATGCAGACAGTATTTAGTACACGATCCAAcctataaaaatgtttttttttatgaattcaAAGCAGCAGCATCAACCAGTCAAGCAAACCAATCGCATAGTCATCCTAATTTCTTCAAATGGGTTTTACCGCACAATAAAAaggaattttaataatttgtccTATACTATTTCTCACTTGACCTTTTCACAGTTCCAGCAAAGTATTAGAGGTACATGGTccataaaaacaaaagagagaagcAATAAATCAAAACGGCCAGTCGCACTAATGCGGATAACTAAAAGACCTAAACAACAAATATAACCAAACTCCAATAACGTTCTACTTAGATCCTATCATCCTAATCCTATAAACGTTTGAAGTAATCAGGAGACCCCCCATATATTACCTACGTTAAAGTCAAAAGACTCATAAAAAAATGAGTTAAATTTTAGGATAAGATCCCTACCTCCATAGGACCAGAACTGTCATTAACACCAGATGCAGGATCAGGAACTATCAGGCCTGCAGGAACCTGGCCAAACTTCAAAGCCTGTTCGAGTCTTGCAATTTCTTCTATCGTCTGGGAGTTGATAATTGCAGCCTAGAACATGATggcaatgaaaaaaaaaacgaatattACTATCATCTACTAATGCTTTGTCCTACCCAGTTTCCAGTTTTCAACACAAACAATTCAAGGAGCTTTTGTGGTTTCTATCTTGgaaatatcttcttcttttttaacatCGTACCACCCTATGCTACTCAGCTTAAAATTCAATTTGACTCGATTTAGAAATAATCGCACCTTGATTGCTAAAATTTGCTCCTGGGTTGGGGCCACCACTTTTGGAGTCTCTGGTTCTTCTGTAGTATCCACCACTTTTTGAACCTCCTGCTGAGATACCTTCTTAACCTCCTCTTCCGCTTCCTTGGATGAAAACAAAGCCGCAGCTTCAGCTCTCTCCTGTTAGGAAACAAAGGATTCTCAGGTAAATGATCTACTTGTCATCTAGAGTAAAGCAAATATGAGCAGTGGATAAATCAAAGAATAAGGGTCCTCTCTCACCTTGGCTTTGACTTTTATAAAGTCCAATACTCGAAGTGATTTCAGCTTGTGAATCACATAAAGGCGATAATTTGGCTTTTTGGTGATATTATTATCCAACAAACTAAGGTACTGCAGCTTTGGAATGGAGGCAAGGGGATCAATTTCAACCAAATTCACAAGCCTGTTGTTTGTAAGAACCAGAGTGTGCAGCTTCGGTAGGAACTCTGCAGACATACAACCATACTTTAATCAACAAAGCAAACAATGTGTCAAAAACTTAAACCTTTCGTTACAACACGAACAAAGAGGAGGATGTTACCTCCAATATTAGGATTAATCCTGGTGATCCGATTGTTGTTTATGATCAAAGTCCCTAAGCGATTGAGGAGTGGGAAGTTTTCGAGCTTAACTATCTCATTATCAGACAGATCAACTGTATCGAACTGGTCCTGTAAGCCAAACAACAGCATATCATAAGAGCCTCTAGAAAGTAACGAATCACACAATCAGAACAAGAGTACTAATACACGAAGACACAGAGTTCCAAAACAGATGCTAATTAAAACAAAGGAGCAGAGACCTAACAGACAGACTCAAAAAACGTTCAAACCGCATCCACAAAAACTCGTCTATAACAACCAGACAATGAAGAAAAGAAACTCGATAGAGAGAGAAAAGTACCTCAGTAGCACCCAAGTTCTCGATTACAGGAATCTTGTTACCtgcaaacaaaataatatcGAGAGAAGATGAGTTTAGGtttacgaaaaaaaaaatcctagaaCGGTAACGGGAAATAAAATAAGTCTTAACCTCGTAGCTCCAATTCTCGCTCCTTAACGGCATTGAAGAAGTGAGGGCTATTCCAGATCAAATCAGCCGTGAGCTTCACCATTGTTCAAAAACTTCTAGGGTTTCACCGCTTCTACCTCTCTGCTCTTCGCAATCAGAGGGAAAGAGAGGAACAGTGTCGAAGAACGCCGCTGTTATCTCACTCGGTCAACCGATTTATGGATTGGGCTTTATAGAAGGCCCATATAAGTGCACTGTTTAGCTATTTCCGTAGGCccataataaaaattcatagttttaatttagcaaaaaatgTCCTGAACATGTgcttttaatgttttttttttaattcaaaatattaaaagacgCAGTGGACatgttttgaattaaaaaaaaaacatttgaatgTGTACCTTAGAAACAGTGCTTCCTCGGAACAAGACGAATATTTTGGTGGCCTAAAGCATTAGAAAAATGTGGCCTTCGTATTGTAAAATAAACTAgtttaggacccgccctaaagggcggaaattgatttgtcaaatttcaattaataatatatggtatatataatatgtgtatataatattatatatattttgtgtaacatttatatatatatacatattagacatatatatatataatattttattaaatatatatagaatttaatagtgttataatttgtgttgtacatgttatttgttattagtttgtatttaatcttctttcatttttagtataataatttgccttatcacaccttttaccttttaacttatacacatagttatgcccgttttcaaaaaaaaacttatacacatagtctcgtaaaatgtaatatataaaaaaacatatttaaaaaatctactgaccatatgccaccattatttggttgtttgaacaaaaaaaaatcatgttcttgcataactgtgtatgttgtgatatgatgtaggtgaagagtaaatatatggaagtaaagttagtgatacgaacatgagcctacgttagtctatgccacaattatttggttttggaagatcaatgagcataagcatacacggtctttgtatgcttacgttgtaaatgagtcggatatttttttccttatgtctggaatgatatggaactcgttgatttaagagtggttcagttttatatgatctaattatattaagagattaaccaaaaatattataaaagtgttacttgttaggtttaactaatctatgttggttaagatttggtttaatttaagttggtaggttacattgtataggaggcatgatatattctagtaacaactatgaaagagtccaaaatttaaatgagaacttcaaataatAGATAACTAGATATTGACCCGCGCTTTTCAAGCGCGGAATGTTTTATGatgaaaaaattcactaataacaaaaattttgttaatttataataattttgtacatctaaaatatatttttgcatttatatGAGTGCTATTAAAATCGATCCGGACTCACGGTTAAACCGAATAATGATGATCAGATAGTTTGGTTGAAGtttataagaatatatttaaaacctgtaaaaatcactaaaatcagAGTATAACCGACTTAACTGATAGATAACCTATATGTAATCAAATTTGATCTAGATTCTTATTGTTTCATAATTTGTCACCttttaatctatattttaaagttcattGTTTTGCAATTATATGAAATAATAGcgtttctataaaattttgatagagaaaaatggtaaatataaaataactaagaagtATAAATATGTCTTGATCATAATACtctttttatatagtttaattagattgattatattttttgtgtAACTTATTTTGTTAATGATCTGGTTTAAATTATAATcggttaaaaaaatttgtttacaaTCAGTGTTAAAGCATTTTTccagataatatatattttgaatatttttcataattatatttattgtacaaTAGTTATTTTCAatgtatagtttatatatatatatattatgtaatggctattattgaattattattttacttaagTAAATGATATAACCATTGTTtaggaaacataaataaaataatccatATTAATTGATTTGTTATTGATTGAAACTCTTTTGTAGTATCTAAACCTGGAAAAAataattctatttatttttgttgtttcatacattatttgaattttctcaattatttaatatatcaaCAACtggaaaaaaatgtttaatatatattaaaaatatgaaatctagtttttatattgtttgaacataagattaattattgcaTTGTTTTAAAACATGGATAATACTATAAAGAATGAGTATTAGTGAATTAAGgtatgtttaatatataaaatagaaatgtatatttaatttaaaaacttaggTTCAAAGATAGAATTCTAGTTAATAAGTGAATAGATTCGGACCCACACGTCAAAatgttgatattttatataaatatgtagttcaaatgaaattttttatttttttatttgcatagtatatatttttaatggaaaCTCGTAGTATGTCCAAGTATGTTGATTTATGTAAATGGTTCCAcaattttctttcattttcgattttaaatatttccaTAAATACTTAATAACTATCCTTAGAtgccaatatatatatatatatatatatatatatatatatatatatatgtgattagatatctaaccaaaatatagaaaatctatcttaAAAACTAAACTAAGGAATAAACTGATAATAAAtgaattttcaataatattaaaagaaatacgaattaatacataaaaattacaaaaaaaattaaagtttaaaatttagattatatTGTAAGGTGAGTTTccgattttttttgtttgaatttttattattagataTGAATATTGTGGAATAAAATGGTTAAaggttttttttctaaaaaaattatcaaagatCTTAAAGATCTTATCTAATGCCATATATTTCTTGTTTAGAATTGACTTTTATCAGATATCGCTATGGAAACCTATTATCAAAGCTCTTATACCATTTATCAAGAGGATCTTTTTTTGTTACCATATCTGAAGgatcttatttaatttttatgaatattatatacaaatagtgAGAAAATCAATAGGAAATCAAATATATGAATCgttttatggtttatgattcCATAAAACATCATTGTCAAAAACTTAGCTGATTATAAGACCGGTTGTTCATTGATTCAAGAAACTATATGTCATCGTCAATAGTTTATGCAGTTCCTTGAATTATACAGTTTCTTCATCCACATCCATGCGCAAGTCGCAACACTTCCGTGTCAAGGAAACAAATCCCTTAACATATTTCCACCTCTTTAACCACAATTTTGAGACAAATTAAACATGCAACAAAATCAAAACCTTCTAATTCGTCCCGTCAATCCCCATCGCCGCCGAGATCATTATCACCAAATATGATTTTGGTAACCATGTTGCCTAAACCTATAGACAAAATCCAAACTAATCTCAAAACACTTTTCGTCCAGATCGAATCACCATCGAGTCTCTCTCCCCAATCCTCACGGTTTGATtgatcttcaaaaaaaaaacccagaaaaagaaaagaaagaaaaaaatattttaaaatttgttctGTTTGATGTTTTGTATAAAAAGGATTATGTTACAcgtatagaaaaaaaaatatggctTGGTATGAGAATTGGTTTGACTTAAACATAACCGATGGACTTTGTATTTTTATGCTGGTTTATATTAAGTTATAAGTTCTACTGATATATCTTAATAGCCAAACATATTTAAGTAACCAAACAGTTACTATTCTAGAGGAAGTCCAAAAATAAATGACAACTTctaaatggtagataaaaaacaggactctaaattaatatagtagattcctaaattaatagattagattattaaaattctgaaatgacaaaaactataatatatcaATACAATTTTATTTCTGAAAAACAGATCTTCTAACTTTTTCCAGCAAATTCGTCTCTTTTCCTAAGCAAGTTTATTAATCATATCGTTTTTAATAGATATCACTGATAACCTATTTAGTGAGAAATACCAAATTGTCAAATCAAAATTCAATAACCATCCCAAATTGGTCAAGTGGTTTTGAGGGAGTTTCGATCCCAATACGGATCCGGATTAGATTTGCGCTGATTACGAAATGACTTAAGCCTTCTAGAAGGTACAAACGCATGCTGGTTCCGGGTTCAGGGGATTAGTCGGCTGGCCACGGCAGCCGGATCTcctgattaataaaataaaaataaaaattcaattgtTATGGATAGATATAAAACAAGTCAGTGATCAGAGTTAAATATCCGTGTGTATTTTTATGAAGAGGGTCAAGTTTATTTATAATGATGGCTggaaagtttccttttaattttattttgataactataacataaaaatggaaactaacAAAAGGTTAATTTGCCTTTATTGTTTTGATAACTATtacataaaaatagaaaaaaataaaaaagggtaTACACATAATTTAAGATGTGgcccagttttttttttttgaaaaaaaatgtggCATAAAGCATTAGCTTTAGCTGCCTTATATGAAGCACGGGTCTTCTCGGAACCACCGCGTCATTTTCCTCGTCGATTTAGTTAGGGTTCGGTTCTCTCTCCCTTTTTCATATCTGAAAATCttcaataaaaaaacttttttggtTTCTATTGGACATTTTGGAATATTTTCGACTCCAGCAAGGAGTCATTTTTCTCTCACTCTATTGGACCGTATggacttcaaaatattataataatagataaaaCGATTCCAAGCAGAAGTTGATCCAAATAAATATTGTGATGATGtatggtttttttttgaaacattgtGATGATGTATGTTTCCAAAGTTTATGATGTGTGTTTCCAAAGTTTAGTTCACAACCACTCAAATTTAAACACAAGGTAATTGGTCTCATTGCATGCATATATTCGGTGATTTTAGTGCAACTTACAAACATGATCAAAACGAGAGATTCCTGAAATGTATAGAAACTGCGGCTTAAAAGATGAACCGCGGTTTGAAATGAGATATTAACAGTTTCTATACATTATTAAGCTGCAGTTTGAAAACGTCAGGTTGTGCTTCTCATGATGATGTATGTTTTGAAGGTTTATTCAACAACTAAGATGACAATTGACCAGTTATCCAAGTTCAAGATGAAAAACAAAGTAACTAGCCTAAGTGAGTTTGTGCTTCTCATAA is part of the Raphanus sativus cultivar WK10039 chromosome 5, ASM80110v3, whole genome shotgun sequence genome and harbors:
- the LOC108805204 gene encoding 60S ribosomal protein L21-1, producing MPAGHGVRARTRDLFARGFRKKGTIPLSTYLRTFKVGDYVDVKVNGAIHKGMPHKFYHGRTGRVWNVTKRAVGVEVNKQIGNRIIKKRLHVRVEHVQQSRCAEEFKLRKKKNDELKAAAKARGETVSTKRQPKGPKPGFMVEGMTLETVTPIPYDVVNDLKGGY
- the LOC108805203 gene encoding U2 small nuclear ribonucleoprotein A', encoding MVKLTADLIWNSPHFFNAVKERELELRGNKIPVIENLGATEDQFDTVDLSDNEIVKLENFPLLNRLGTLIINNNRITRINPNIGEFLPKLHTLVLTNNRLVNLVEIDPLASIPKLQYLSLLDNNITKKPNYRLYVIHKLKSLRVLDFIKVKAKERAEAAALFSSKEAEEEVKKVSQQEVQKVVDTTEEPETPKVVAPTQEQILAIKAAIINSQTIEEIARLEQALKFGQVPAGLIVPDPASGVNDSSGPMEE